A stretch of Candidatus Omnitrophota bacterium DNA encodes these proteins:
- a CDS encoding UDP-N-acetylmuramoyl-L-alanyl-D-glutamate--2,6-diaminopimelate ligase: MDLKKILSGVKIRTGENIGGVDISKVTDDSRKVEAGDLFVAVRGYSLDASKFVDLALKAGARAIVTEKDFNSRPGVAKILVDDTRSAMSTIADNFYGHPSCKLKVIGITGTNGKTTITYLIESVVKAAGKADAGIIGTINYRFNGKVFTAINTTPGPMLLQEMLAEMAASKIGCAIMEVSSHSLDQGRVDNILFDVGIFTNLTSDHLDYHKTTTNYFKAKRRLFDKLKTKGRAVLNMDDKKVASLKGSIKSGIITYGIKSKADVTAENIALSMDGTRFTVNAPGMSFEMRTKLIGIHNVSNVLAAVAAALALKIPKKAIIEGIESVDKVPGRLEAVETGQPFKIFVDFAHTEDALFNVLNLLREVAKRRIVTVFGCGGNRDRTKRPLMGKVACKYSDHVIVTSDNPRFEKPEDIIGEIEAGIKGKFSNYDIIADRKEAISKALGSALKDDIIIIAGKGHEGYQIIKDKIMPFDDRKVALSILKKL; encoded by the coding sequence ATGGATTTGAAAAAAATATTGAGCGGCGTAAAGATAAGGACGGGCGAAAATATCGGCGGTGTCGATATAAGTAAGGTTACGGACGATTCGCGTAAAGTTGAAGCCGGTGATCTCTTTGTGGCTGTAAGAGGTTATTCGCTGGACGCTTCGAAGTTTGTGGACTTAGCGCTGAAAGCTGGCGCAAGAGCTATTGTAACAGAAAAGGATTTTAACTCAAGGCCCGGCGTAGCCAAAATATTGGTTGATGATACACGTTCCGCGATGAGCACCATAGCTGACAATTTTTACGGTCATCCGTCGTGTAAACTTAAAGTCATAGGGATAACCGGGACTAACGGTAAGACCACTATAACCTATCTTATCGAAAGCGTTGTTAAGGCGGCGGGGAAAGCCGATGCCGGCATTATCGGTACGATCAATTACAGGTTTAACGGCAAAGTCTTTACGGCGATTAATACCACGCCGGGCCCTATGCTTCTCCAGGAGATGCTGGCAGAAATGGCGGCTTCGAAGATCGGTTGTGCGATAATGGAGGTTTCGAGCCATTCCCTGGACCAGGGCAGAGTTGACAACATCTTATTCGATGTAGGCATATTTACCAATTTAACGAGTGATCATCTCGATTACCATAAGACAACTACGAATTATTTCAAAGCGAAGAGAAGGCTTTTTGATAAATTAAAAACTAAGGGTCGGGCGGTGCTCAATATGGATGACAAGAAAGTCGCGTCCCTTAAAGGATCCATAAAATCCGGGATAATAACATACGGTATCAAGAGCAAGGCCGATGTTACCGCGGAGAATATAGCGCTTTCGATGGACGGCACGAGATTTACCGTTAATGCTCCCGGCATGAGCTTTGAGATGAGAACTAAGCTTATCGGCATCCATAACGTATCGAATGTCTTAGCGGCTGTGGCGGCCGCGCTTGCCCTTAAAATTCCAAAAAAGGCCATAATAGAGGGCATCGAATCCGTCGATAAAGTGCCCGGCAGGCTCGAAGCCGTAGAGACGGGACAGCCGTTCAAGATATTCGTAGATTTTGCCCATACAGAGGACGCGTTATTCAATGTGCTGAATCTTTTAAGAGAGGTCGCGAAGAGGCGTATAGTGACCGTCTTCGGTTGCGGCGGAAACAGGGATAGGACCAAGAGGCCGCTGATGGGTAAGGTCGCATGTAAATATTCGGATCATGTGATAGTGACTTCGGATAACCCCCGTTTTGAAAAACCGGAGGATATAATAGGCGAGATAGAGGCCGGCATTAAAGGTAAATTCTCAAACTATGATATAATCGCCGATCGAAAAGAAGCTATCTCTAAAGCGTTGGGTTCGGCATTGAAAGACGATATAATAATAATAGCCGGCAAGGGCCATGAGGGTTACCAGATAATTAAGGACAAGATTATGCCGTTTGACGACCGGAAAGTTGCGCTCTCGATATTAAAAAAGTTATGA
- a CDS encoding penicillin-binding transpeptidase domain-containing protein — MVSTEVQPRRGTVYDRNMQILAVNINTDSVFANARLVKDKEACAKALSEALKLDQKYIFDRLSRDKGFVWIKRKITPQESDEIKKLNIKGIELVEESKRVYPDKSLACHLLGAVNIDNNGLEGVEYNYNNYLKGRSGWLISTQDAKRKLLELYEYEFIPPQNGMNLVLTIDEVIQSIAERELYKAYEKHNAKAASIVVMDPRTGAILALANFPNFDLNDLNKRQTESIRNRAINDFFEPGSIFKVVTASGLLEEGLVGLNDKFFCENGEWRIGSKTLHDVHPYGTLTFKEIIVKSSNIGTVKAASALGPDKMYKYIKAFGFLDRTGVDLPGEVVGLNRPPEKWSKVSMYAIPMGQEVTVTAMQLVTAMSVIANNGFYVKPRIVKEIVAENGEVIKTFPPVVVRKIITPKTAVYMRYILNGVVEMGTGKKAKVEEFKVGGKTGTAQKIEGGTYSHSKFIASFIGFAPYDKPLLAVAICVDEPHPVYYGGDVSAPVFKGVVEETLKYLNTKGLKAI; from the coding sequence GTGGTTTCGACCGAGGTCCAGCCGAGGCGCGGGACCGTATATGACCGCAACATGCAGATCCTCGCTGTCAATATCAATACCGACTCTGTATTCGCGAACGCTCGCCTTGTAAAAGACAAGGAGGCTTGCGCGAAGGCTTTGTCGGAAGCCTTAAAGCTCGATCAGAAATACATATTTGACAGGCTCTCGCGCGATAAAGGTTTCGTATGGATCAAGAGAAAGATAACGCCCCAGGAATCGGACGAAATCAAAAAGCTTAATATAAAAGGTATCGAACTCGTAGAGGAATCGAAACGAGTCTATCCTGATAAGTCGCTTGCCTGTCATCTTCTGGGCGCGGTGAATATCGATAATAACGGGCTCGAGGGCGTGGAATATAATTATAATAATTATCTTAAGGGCCGAAGCGGATGGCTGATCTCCACGCAGGACGCCAAAAGAAAACTCCTCGAATTATATGAATATGAATTCATCCCGCCCCAGAATGGTATGAACCTTGTTCTCACGATCGACGAAGTCATACAGTCCATTGCCGAGCGGGAGCTCTATAAGGCATATGAGAAACATAACGCGAAGGCGGCTTCAATAGTTGTGATGGACCCGCGCACAGGCGCCATACTGGCGCTTGCTAACTTCCCGAACTTCGATCTGAACGATCTTAACAAGAGGCAGACGGAGTCGATAAGGAACAGGGCGATAAATGATTTCTTCGAGCCCGGCAGTATATTTAAGGTAGTTACCGCGAGCGGGCTGCTGGAAGAGGGGCTGGTCGGGCTGAACGATAAATTTTTCTGCGAGAACGGCGAGTGGAGGATAGGAAGTAAGACGCTGCACGACGTTCATCCCTACGGCACACTGACTTTCAAAGAAATTATTGTGAAATCTTCCAATATAGGTACGGTCAAGGCCGCCAGCGCGCTGGGTCCGGATAAAATGTATAAATATATAAAAGCATTCGGCTTCCTGGACCGCACAGGCGTAGATCTTCCAGGTGAGGTTGTCGGTTTGAACCGCCCTCCCGAGAAGTGGTCCAAGGTCAGCATGTACGCGATTCCGATGGGACAGGAAGTCACCGTCACCGCTATGCAGCTCGTTACGGCCATGTCGGTGATCGCCAATAACGGTTTTTATGTAAAACCAAGGATCGTCAAAGAGATCGTAGCCGAGAACGGCGAAGTTATAAAGACATTTCCTCCCGTAGTGGTTAGAAAGATAATAACGCCTAAAACCGCCGTCTACATGCGCTATATATTGAATGGTGTAGTTGAGATGGGAACGGGAAAGAAAGCCAAGGTGGAGGAATTTAAGGTAGGCGGGAAGACGGGCACTGCCCAGAAGATAGAAGGCGGTACATATTCGCATAGCAAGTTTATAGCGTCTTTCATAGGTTTCGCGCCTTATGATAAGCCGCTTCTGGCGGTAGCGATATGCGTTGATGAGCCGCATCCTGTATACTACGGAGGCGATGTATCGGCTCCTGTATTTAAAGGCGTAGTGGAAGAGACGCTGAAATACCTGAATACAAAAGGACTTAAGGCTATTTAA
- the rsmH gene encoding 16S rRNA (cytosine(1402)-N(4))-methyltransferase RsmH — protein MHLPVMLDEVISSLNLRPGYTVLDATLGGGGHAVEILKRISPGGKLIGLDADASAVTTAANALKTFGASCRLINENFRNLDKALRSEGVQRLDACLLDLGISSFQIDDGARGFSLQRDARLDMRMDPRLEISAWDVVNRYKEEDLAELIKNYGEERFARRIARYIVYNRRESPIDTTTQLRSLVHRAVKGKWGRIDPATRTFQAIRIEVNDELGALEEGLKKSIDYLASSRRIAVISFHSLEDRIVKNTFKLHALHGDLKIVTKKPQTASREEILSNPRARSAKLRVAERI, from the coding sequence GTGCATCTACCGGTAATGCTTGATGAAGTCATAAGCTCTTTGAATCTAAGGCCGGGCTATACAGTGTTGGACGCGACCCTCGGCGGCGGCGGTCACGCCGTTGAAATTTTAAAAAGGATCTCTCCCGGCGGGAAATTGATCGGCCTTGATGCCGATGCATCGGCCGTAACCACAGCCGCGAACGCCTTGAAGACTTTCGGCGCGTCCTGCAGGTTGATAAACGAGAACTTCAGGAATCTGGATAAGGCCCTGCGCTCGGAAGGTGTCCAGCGGCTGGACGCGTGTTTGCTGGATTTAGGAATATCATCGTTTCAAATAGATGACGGGGCCAGGGGATTCAGCTTACAACGCGATGCCAGGCTGGATATGAGAATGGATCCCAGATTGGAAATATCGGCCTGGGATGTTGTGAACAGATATAAAGAAGAGGACCTTGCCGAACTTATAAAGAATTATGGCGAGGAGCGTTTTGCAAGACGCATAGCGCGATACATCGTTTACAACCGGCGCGAAAGCCCGATAGATACTACCACACAGTTAAGATCGCTGGTTCACAGGGCGGTCAAGGGCAAGTGGGGCAGGATAGACCCGGCGACCAGGACTTTTCAGGCGATAAGAATAGAGGTCAATGATGAGTTGGGGGCGCTCGAAGAAGGGTTGAAAAAAAGTATAGATTACCTGGCGAGTTCTCGAAGAATTGCGGTAATATCATTTCACTCTCTTGAAGACCGTATAGTGAAGAATACTTTTAAGTTGCATGCGCTTCACGGAGATTTAAAAATAGTTACCAAAAAACCGCAAACGGCTTCCAGGGAAGAGATCTTAAGCAATCCGCGCGCAAGAAGCGCGAAATTGAGAGTGGCGGAAAGGATATAA
- the mraZ gene encoding division/cell wall cluster transcriptional repressor MraZ, translated as MFYGEYEHTIDKKGRLIIPSKFREAFREYDVEKFFITRGLDKCLFMFTENEWKTQETKFKSISFTKSESRKFNRLYFAGASQIECDKQGRILIPKYLKDYAAIKRDVMIIGVSNRIEIWSQEAWKSYYDNSKESFEDIAEKLMTEEGGG; from the coding sequence ATGTTTTACGGTGAGTATGAACATACCATAGATAAAAAGGGAAGGCTCATCATACCCTCCAAATTCAGGGAGGCATTTAGAGAGTATGACGTCGAGAAATTCTTTATCACGCGCGGACTCGACAAATGTCTTTTTATGTTTACGGAGAATGAGTGGAAAACTCAAGAGACGAAATTCAAATCTATTTCGTTTACAAAATCAGAATCAAGAAAGTTTAACCGGCTGTATTTTGCAGGCGCGTCACAGATCGAGTGCGATAAACAGGGAAGGATCCTTATACCGAAGTACCTGAAGGATTACGCCGCGATAAAAAGAGATGTTATGATCATCGGCGTATCCAACAGGATAGAGATCTGGTCTCAAGAGGCCTGGAAATCATATTATGATAATTCCAAGGAATCCTTCGAAGATATCGCGGAGAAGCTGATGACGGAAGAAGGAGGTGGATAA
- a CDS encoding ribonuclease HI family protein yields the protein MKSKKLYLYTDGGSRGNPGPSGIGVVILDSNKKKIKEVFKYIGEATNNVAEYTALVLGLKEALVLKAADVVIYMDSELLAKQLKGEYKVKDANMKTFFDESLNLLKNFNSFEVKHIKRAKNKEADKLVNKAINLAGLF from the coding sequence TTGAAGAGTAAGAAATTGTACCTCTATACTGACGGTGGCAGCCGCGGTAACCCGGGCCCTTCGGGAATCGGCGTGGTGATCCTTGACTCAAATAAGAAGAAGATCAAAGAAGTATTTAAATATATCGGTGAGGCGACGAATAATGTGGCCGAATATACAGCGCTGGTCTTGGGCCTCAAAGAGGCATTAGTTCTTAAAGCGGCAGATGTAGTGATCTATATGGACAGCGAACTTCTGGCAAAACAACTTAAAGGTGAATACAAAGTAAAAGACGCCAATATGAAGACCTTCTTCGACGAATCTCTGAACCTCCTTAAGAATTTCAATTCGTTCGAGGTGAAACACATAAAACGCGCTAAAAATAAAGAAGCGGATAAGCTCGTAAATAAGGCAATAAATTTAGCGGGATTATTTTAG